A window of the Microtus pennsylvanicus isolate mMicPen1 chromosome 4, mMicPen1.hap1, whole genome shotgun sequence genome harbors these coding sequences:
- the LOC142848207 gene encoding serpin B9-like, which yields MNTLSEANGTFAIHLLKILCQNNPLKNVCYSPVSVSSVLAMVLLGAKGDTAVQMSQALGLNTEKDIHQGFQELLSNLNEPSRKYLLRTANRFFAENTCKILPTYKESCLQFYHSELEQLSFAKDPEESRKHINTWVSKQTEGKIPELLSGGSVNSMTKLVLVNALYFKGKWDQKFNKEDTIEVPFKINKNEERPVQMMYQKGTFKCALVKEVQAQVLEMPYEGLELSLLVLLPDDGVDLSQVESGLTFEKLMAWTEPGFMKSTYIKVFLPKFKLQEDYDMESVCQHLGMVDVFQGSKADLSGMSPERDLCVSKCVHKCVMEVNEEGAEAAAASSMMVRGCGGAVDPTFRADHPFLFFIRHNKTNSLLFCGRFSSP from the exons ATGAACACTCTGTCTGAAGCAAACGGCACCTTTGCCATCCACCTTTTAAAGATCCTTTGTCAAAACAACCCTTTGAAAAATGTATGTTACTCTCCTGTGAGCGTCTCCTCTGTTCTAGCTATGGTCCTCTTGGGGGCGAAGGGAGACACCGCAGTCCAGATGTCTCAG GCACTTGGTttaaacacagagaaagacattCATCAAGGCTTCCAGGAGCTTCTCAGTAATCTGAACGAGCCCAGCAGAAAGTACTTGCTTAGAACGGCCAATAGGTTCTTTGCAGAGAATACCTGTAAAATCCTCCCA ACCTATAAGGAGTCCTGTCTTCAGTTCTATCACTCGGAGCTGGAGCAGCTGTCCTTTGCCAAAGATCCAGAGGAGTCCAGGAAGCACATAAACACGTGGGTCTCCAAACAGACTGAAG GGAAAATTCCAGAGTTGCTGTCAGGAGGCTCAGTTAATTCAATGACCAAGCTGGTTCTTGTCAACGCATTATACTTCAAAGGAAAGTGGGATCAAAAGTTTAACAAAGAAGACACAATAGAAGTGCCCTTTAAAATTAACAAG aatgaagaaagaccAGTGCAGATGATGTATCAGAAAGGCACATTTAAATGCGCCCTCGTGAAGGAAGTACAGGCACAGGTGCTGGAGATGCCCTATGAGGGCCTGGAGCTGAGCTTGTTGGTCCTGCTCCCGGATGATGGTGTGGACCTCAGccag GTGGAAAGCGGTCTCACTTTTGAGAAGTTAATGGCCTGGACCGAACCAGGCTTTATGAAAAGCACTTATATTAAGGTTTTCCTTCCAAAATTTAAACTGCAAGAGGATTATGACATGGAGTCTGTGTGTCAGCACCTGGGAATGGTGGATGTCTTCCAAGGCAGCAAGGCTGATTTATCAGGAATGTCTCCAGAGAGAGACCTGTGTGTGTCCAAGTGTGTTCACAAGTGTGTTATGGAGGTCAATGAAGAAGGCGCCGAGGCTGCAGCAGCTTCTTCAATGATGGTTCGAGGTTGCGGCGGCGCCGTTGATCCAACGTTCCGTGCAGAccaccccttccttttcttcatcagGCACAACAAAACCAATAGCCTCCTGTTCTGTGGCAGGTTCTCCTCTCCATAG